From a region of the Calliphora vicina chromosome 4, idCalVici1.1, whole genome shotgun sequence genome:
- the C901 gene encoding adhesive plaque matrix protein 2, with protein sequence MQCIQGGGEKIRDCLNGASNNLKMLKEYFVIQLAVSALIMSDVAAYKRNYEAKYTKPNVPLWKQRACEKAQKYKANSHYVCDDKGDVNCLPGWQGDLCQVPMCRKGCDPMNGYCQRPGECRCRIGYTGELCDKCIPLPGCQHGDCTKPFECICRPGWDGLFCTEPTCRQGCHNTRGYCETPGECRCRIGWAGRNCSDCSVLPGCQHGTCSKPLECQCLPGYTGLLCQTPICNADCHKQRGYCKKPGECRCKVGWTGVKCDQCFPYPGCVNGDCEKPWECNCKPGWGGILCDEKLTYCKDHANICENGGKCISLTKEDGNYRCHCKQGYLGKNCEITDEFLLTSTPAPRITPPPLVNWEEEDDEDISEPLNDENEVQSTLKDKEKDKLQVKLTKNETIQFEKGLNGTDTVKQKTETFNLSLNETQGNATKLNVTKVLEKLESKEENLKNSSLTKKEFISLPTLADISGSDIIGTATAGMNKPTPADTKKTPNTAPLTTVSSTPSTPTVSATKTPSSTTSTSTTMSPLSKLDDDKNLHTMPFKSSESNKKPVEEDDDEECTDDNDDECEYEDEDEEDEDDEEDDEDAK encoded by the exons atgcagtgtataCAAGGTGGCGGTGAGAAAATCAGAGA cTGCCTTAATGGTGCCAGCAACAATCTAAAAATGTTGAAGGAATATTTTGTCATACAGCTGGCTGTTTCAGCTTTAATAATGTCTGATGTAGCGGCCTACAAACGCAACTATGAAGCTAAATATACCAAACCAAATGTACCACTATGGAAGCAAAGG GCTTGTGAGAAGGCCCAAAAATATAAGGCCAATTCTCATTATGTTTGTGATGATAAGGGTGACGTTAACTGTTTGCCAGGTTGGCAGGGAGATTTATGTCAAGTACCCATGTGTCGCAAAGGTTGTGATCCCATGAATG GCTATTGTCAACGGCCTGGTGAATGCCGTTGTCGCATCGGTTACACTGGGGAATTGTGTGACAAATGCATACCATTGCCCGGATGTCAGCATGGAGACTGCACAAAACCATTCGAATGCATTTGTCGCCCCGGCTGGGATGGACTCTTTTGTACGGAAC CCACATGTCGCCAGGGCTGCCACAACACACGCGGCTATTGTGAGACTCCCGGTGAGTGTCGTTGTCGTATCGGTTGGGCTGGCCGTAATTGCAGTGATTGCTCTGTATTGCCCGGCTGTCAACATGGCACTTGCAGCAAACCATTGGAGTGTCAGTGTTTACCTGGTTACACTGGCCTGTTGTGCCAGACAC cCATTTGTAATGCAGACTGTCATAAGCAGCGTGGCTATTGCAAGAAACCGGGTGAATGCAGATGTAAAGTAGGCTGGACTGGTGTCAAATGTGATCAATGTTTCCCCTATCCTGGATGTGTTAATGGGGATTGTGAGAAGCCCTGGGAGTGCAACTGCAAACCCGGCTGGGGTGGCATTTTATGTGATGAAA AACTAACCTATTGCAAGGACCATGCTAATATCTGTGAAAATGGAGGCAAATGTATTTCGCTGACCAAGGAGGATGGCAATTATCGCTGTCACTGTAAACAGGGTTATTTGGGTAAAAATTGTGAAATCACAGATGAATTTCTGTTAACCTCAACGCCAGCTCCACGAATTACCCCACCACCTTTAGTCAACTGGGAGGAGGAGGAtgatgaggatattagtgagcCTTTAAATGATGAAAATGAGGTGCAAAGCACTCTTAAGGATAAGGAGAAGGATAAGCTACAAGTAAAGTTAACGAAAAATGAGACCATACAGTTTGAAAAAGGCTTAAATGGGACAGATACAGTAAAACAGAAAACAGAGACTTTCAATTTAAGTTTGAATGAGACTCAGGGAAAtgcaacaaaattaaatgttaccAAGGTCTTGGAGAAATTGGAATCCAAAGAGGAAAATCTAAAGAATAGCTCGCTAACTAAGAAAGAATTCATTTCCTTGCCCACCTTGGCAGATATTTCGGGATCCGATATTATAGGAACAGCCACAGCTGGCATGAATAAACCAACACCAGCAGATACCAAGAAGACCCCAAACACAGCCCCTTTAACAACGGTCTCTTCAACTCCCAGTACCCCGACAGTATCTGCTACCAAAACCCCCTCCTCAACCACATCAACTTCCACTACCATGTCTCCCTTAAGTAAACTAGATGACGACAAAAATCTCCATACCATGCCTTTTAAATCTTCAGAGTCTAATAAAAAGCCTGTAGAGGAAGATGATGATGAGGAGTGCACTGATGACAATGATGATGAGTGTGAATATGAGGATGAAGATGAGGAGGATGAGGATGACGAAGAAGATGATGAGGATGCCAAATAG